The following proteins are co-located in the Massilia litorea genome:
- a CDS encoding sialidase family protein, with translation MLRALFLLLPLAAGALAWQEPVEIATGRGDKGPWRQNNSRYDYVDDGTVAFVPGGGIVLAWADQKGKDVWLRSLSRGRLTDPVNVSRSPGTFSWLPRIAVGRDGSHLYLLWQEIIFSGGSHGGEILFATSNDGGRSFSPPLNLSRSRGGDGKGRLSREVWSNGSLDIAVGGDGAVIAAWTEYHGALWLSRSRDGGASFEAPRRVAGDDAHPARAPALAAGRGATVWLAWTVGEDPAARIRIARSRDGGASFGPPQLVGDPQGRADAPGLVLDGAGRLHLAYALHPEQGGAPAVRYTRASAGGRFAPARTLSAGAAAYPSLAGDGKDGLALAWNKIGPAGRPRSLGIALSHDGGRSFTVPAEVPGSAAPPGGSNGSQQGLLGRKLAMDLSGRIALAASSLVPEQGSRVWLMRGEPATAGRQQGGAGGP, from the coding sequence ATGCTGCGCGCACTCTTTTTGTTGCTTCCGCTGGCCGCCGGGGCGCTTGCCTGGCAGGAGCCGGTCGAGATCGCCACCGGGCGCGGCGACAAGGGGCCGTGGCGTCAGAACAACTCGCGCTACGATTATGTGGACGACGGCACCGTCGCCTTCGTTCCCGGCGGCGGTATCGTCCTCGCCTGGGCTGACCAGAAAGGCAAGGATGTCTGGCTGCGCAGCCTGTCCCGCGGCCGGCTGACCGATCCTGTGAACGTCTCGCGCAGTCCGGGCACGTTCTCCTGGCTGCCGCGCATCGCCGTCGGCCGCGATGGCAGCCATCTCTATTTGCTATGGCAGGAGATCATTTTTTCGGGCGGCTCGCACGGCGGCGAGATCCTGTTCGCCACTTCGAACGACGGCGGCAGGAGCTTCTCGCCGCCGCTGAACCTGTCGCGCTCCCGCGGCGGCGACGGCAAGGGGCGCCTCAGTCGCGAGGTCTGGTCGAACGGCAGCCTCGATATCGCGGTCGGCGGCGACGGCGCCGTGATCGCGGCCTGGACCGAGTATCACGGCGCGCTGTGGCTGTCTCGTTCGCGCGACGGCGGCGCCAGCTTCGAGGCGCCGCGCCGGGTGGCCGGCGACGATGCACATCCGGCGCGGGCACCTGCGCTGGCCGCAGGCAGGGGAGCGACCGTCTGGCTGGCCTGGACCGTGGGCGAGGATCCGGCCGCCCGCATCCGGATCGCGCGCTCGCGCGACGGTGGCGCCAGTTTCGGGCCGCCGCAGCTGGTCGGCGATCCGCAAGGGCGGGCCGATGCGCCCGGGCTGGTGCTGGACGGCGCGGGCAGGCTGCACCTGGCGTACGCGCTGCATCCGGAGCAGGGCGGGGCGCCGGCGGTGCGCTACACGCGTGCGTCCGCCGGCGGCCGCTTCGCTCCGGCGCGCACGCTGTCGGCCGGCGCTGCCGCCTACCCCTCGCTGGCCGGTGACGGCAAGGACGGCCTGGCGCTCGCCTGGAACAAGATCGGGCCGGCGGGACGCCCGCGCTCGCTCGGCATCGCCCTCTCGCACGACGGCGGCCGCAGCTTTACCGTACCGGCCGAGGTGCCCGGCAGCGCCGCCCCGCCGGGCGGCAGCAATGGCAGCCAGCAGGGCTTGCTGGGCAGGAAGCTCGCCATGGACCTATCCGGCCGGATCGCGCTCGCCGCGAGCAGCCTGGTGCCGGAGCAGGGCAGCCGGGTGTGGCTGATGCGCGGAGAGCCGGCCACAGCCGGTCGGCAGCAGGGAGGGGCCGGCGGGCCTTAG
- the pnuC gene encoding nicotinamide riboside transporter PnuC produces MIGPLEITANAAATIAILLAGRNSIHTWWTGMLGCALFTVLFFQARLYADVVLQVFFVVSSAVGWRQWLRGDRGHELAVAPADFRSLAWTVPAGLAASLAYGALLHYWTDAYAPFLDSAVLVFSVIAQLLLMGRRIENWLFWLAVNSVAVPLYASRGLYLTAGLYAVYWVNAVVAWRWWRRLARQPGELAPAQRAGA; encoded by the coding sequence ATGATCGGACCACTCGAAATCACCGCCAACGCGGCGGCCACCATCGCCATCCTGCTCGCAGGGCGCAACAGTATCCACACCTGGTGGACCGGCATGCTCGGCTGCGCCTTGTTCACGGTGCTGTTCTTCCAGGCCAGGCTGTATGCCGACGTCGTGTTGCAGGTCTTCTTCGTGGTCTCGAGCGCGGTCGGCTGGCGCCAGTGGCTGCGCGGCGACCGCGGTCATGAACTGGCGGTGGCGCCCGCCGATTTTCGCAGCCTGGCGTGGACGGTGCCGGCCGGGCTCGCTGCCAGCCTCGCCTACGGCGCCTTGCTGCACTATTGGACCGACGCCTACGCGCCTTTCCTCGATTCCGCGGTACTCGTCTTCAGCGTGATCGCGCAGTTGCTGCTGATGGGGCGGCGGATCGAGAACTGGCTGTTCTGGCTGGCGGTGAATTCGGTCGCGGTGCCGCTGTATGCGAGCCGCGGGCTCTACCTGACCGCAGGCCTGTACGCGGTCTACTGGGTCAATGCCGTCGTCGCCTGGCGCTGGTGGCGCAGGCTGGCGCGGCAACCCGGGGAACTCGCACCAGCGCAGCGGGCGGGAGCATGA
- a CDS encoding GntP family permease, translated as MSFLIVLAALAFLMFAAYRGYSVILFAPIAALGAVLLTDPSAVAPVFSGIFMEKMVGFVKLYFPVFMLGAVFGKLIELSGFSESIVAAAVRYIGRSRANAVIVAVCALLTYGGVSLFVVVFAVYPFAAELYRQSNIPKRLMPGALALGAFSFTMDSLPGTPQIQNIIPTTFFKTTSWAAPVLGTIGSLFIIVVGLAYLEWRRRAAMAKGEGYGTSLQNEPERVQAASLPNPMLALLPLIVVGVANFMLTKMIPEWYGASFTVAPEILPGLKAPVTTPIKTVVAIWAVQGALLMGILFVVATAFGRIKDRFAAGSKAAVGGALLAAMNTASEYGFGGVIAALPGFVVVGNALKSIPDPLVNAAVSVSSLAGITGSASGGMSIALAAMSDLFIQGAQAAQIPLEVLHRVVAMASGGMDTLPHNGAVITLLAVTGLTHKESYREIFAVTIIKTLAVFFVIAVYYLTGLV; from the coding sequence GTGTCATTTCTGATTGTTCTCGCCGCCCTGGCGTTCCTGATGTTCGCCGCCTACCGCGGCTACAGCGTCATCCTGTTCGCACCGATCGCCGCCCTCGGCGCGGTGCTGCTGACCGATCCATCGGCCGTCGCGCCGGTCTTTTCCGGCATCTTCATGGAAAAGATGGTCGGCTTCGTCAAGCTCTACTTCCCGGTCTTCATGCTGGGCGCCGTCTTCGGCAAACTCATCGAACTGTCCGGCTTCAGCGAATCGATCGTGGCCGCCGCCGTGCGCTACATCGGCCGCTCGCGCGCGAATGCCGTGATCGTCGCCGTCTGCGCGCTGCTGACCTATGGCGGCGTGTCGCTGTTCGTGGTCGTGTTCGCGGTCTATCCGTTCGCCGCCGAACTGTATCGCCAGTCGAATATCCCGAAGCGCCTGATGCCGGGCGCGCTGGCGCTGGGCGCCTTCTCGTTCACGATGGATTCGCTGCCGGGCACCCCGCAGATCCAGAACATCATCCCGACCACCTTCTTCAAGACCACCTCCTGGGCGGCGCCGGTGCTGGGCACGATCGGTTCGCTGTTCATCATCGTGGTCGGCCTGGCCTATCTCGAATGGCGCCGCCGCGCCGCGATGGCCAAGGGCGAGGGCTACGGCACCTCGCTCCAGAACGAGCCGGAACGCGTGCAGGCCGCGTCCCTGCCGAATCCCATGCTGGCGCTGCTGCCGCTGATCGTGGTCGGCGTCGCCAACTTCATGCTGACCAAGATGATCCCCGAGTGGTACGGCGCCTCGTTCACCGTGGCCCCTGAAATCCTGCCGGGCCTGAAGGCCCCGGTGACGACCCCGATCAAGACCGTGGTCGCGATCTGGGCGGTGCAGGGCGCGCTGCTGATGGGTATCCTGTTCGTGGTCGCGACCGCCTTCGGCCGCATCAAGGACCGCTTCGCTGCTGGCTCGAAAGCGGCCGTCGGTGGCGCGCTGCTGGCAGCCATGAACACGGCCTCGGAATATGGTTTCGGCGGCGTGATCGCCGCGCTGCCTGGCTTCGTCGTCGTCGGTAACGCCCTGAAAAGCATCCCCGATCCGCTGGTGAATGCCGCCGTGTCGGTCAGTTCGCTGGCGGGCATCACGGGTTCGGCCTCGGGCGGCATGAGCATTGCGCTGGCCGCCATGTCGGACCTCTTCATCCAGGGCGCACAGGCCGCGCAGATTCCGCTCGAAGTGCTGCACCGCGTGGTCGCCATGGCCAGCGGCGGCATGGACACGCTGCCGCACAACGGCGCCGTCATCACGCTGCTCGCCGTGACGGGGCTGACCCACAAGGAATCGTATCGCGAGATCTTCGCCGTCACCATCATCAAGACGCTGGCGGTGTTCTTCGTGATCGCGGTGTATTACCTGACCGGGCTGGTGTAA
- a CDS encoding HlyD family secretion protein encodes MTTETTPNPNKRKAVLLGITGVFALGAIAYGAYATLVLSQRAETDNAYVGGNLVNVSSQVAGSVVEIRADETQMVQAGAEIVRLDPADAEIALTQAEARLGSAVRQQRERYSNVEQLLAVVGQRRVALQSAREDLARRAPLAAEQVVSGEDVAHARRAVEDASAALDVALKQVAAAKAGVAGVDAAHHPSVLAAKAEYLSAWLASRRNAIVAPVSGYVAKRSVQVGSRVTPGAPLLSVVPLDQLWVDANFKESELRDIRVGQPVKIEADMYGNKVEFHGKVMGLAAGTGSAFSLLPAQNASGNWIKVVQRVPVRISLDPKELARHPLRVGLSATVDVDISHKEGGALGAVAATPARYVTTALNQPLQQAQAATEAIVAKNLAD; translated from the coding sequence ATGACTACCGAAACCACACCGAATCCAAACAAACGCAAGGCCGTCCTGCTGGGCATCACAGGCGTGTTCGCCCTCGGCGCCATCGCCTACGGCGCCTACGCCACGCTGGTGCTGTCGCAACGCGCCGAAACCGATAACGCCTATGTCGGCGGCAACCTGGTCAACGTCTCCTCTCAGGTCGCCGGCAGCGTGGTCGAGATCCGCGCCGACGAAACGCAGATGGTGCAGGCCGGCGCCGAGATCGTGCGCCTCGACCCGGCCGACGCCGAGATCGCCCTGACCCAGGCCGAGGCGCGCCTGGGCAGCGCCGTACGCCAGCAGCGCGAACGCTATTCGAACGTCGAGCAGTTGCTGGCCGTGGTCGGGCAGCGCCGCGTCGCCCTGCAAAGCGCGCGCGAAGACCTGGCGCGGCGGGCGCCGCTGGCGGCTGAACAGGTGGTATCGGGCGAAGACGTAGCCCATGCCCGGCGTGCGGTGGAAGACGCCAGCGCCGCGCTCGACGTCGCCCTGAAGCAGGTGGCGGCGGCGAAAGCAGGCGTCGCCGGCGTCGACGCCGCCCACCATCCGAGCGTGCTCGCCGCAAAAGCCGAGTACCTGTCGGCCTGGCTGGCATCGCGTCGCAACGCGATCGTAGCGCCCGTGTCGGGCTATGTCGCCAAGCGAAGCGTGCAGGTCGGCAGCCGCGTGACCCCGGGCGCGCCGCTGCTGTCGGTGGTGCCGCTCGACCAGCTCTGGGTCGACGCCAATTTCAAGGAATCGGAACTGCGCGATATCCGCGTCGGCCAGCCGGTGAAGATCGAAGCCGACATGTACGGCAACAAGGTCGAATTCCACGGCAAGGTGATGGGCCTGGCCGCCGGCACCGGCAGTGCCTTCTCCTTGCTGCCGGCGCAGAATGCCAGCGGCAACTGGATCAAGGTGGTGCAGCGGGTGCCCGTGCGGATTTCGCTCGACCCGAAGGAACTGGCCCGGCATCCGCTGCGGGTCGGCCTGTCGGCGACGGTGGATGTCGACATCAGCCACAAGGAAGGCGGCGCGCTGGGCGCCGTAGCCGCAACGCCGGCGCGCTATGTCACGACGGCGCTGAATCAGCCGCTGCAGCAGGCGCAGGCGGCGACGGAGGCGATTGTGGCGAAGAACCTGGCAGATTAG
- a CDS encoding efflux transporter outer membrane subunit — MRHFRLTLIAGAALALAGCVHVPKDAGTARAPDFTAAQHAAAIDLGRDAWPVERWWQDYRDPQLDKLVEQALAGNPSLAVAAARVRLAGAQLNAERAAGGLQAGLETGINRQRYSANGFFPAPIGGSWYTDTTVQGRISYEVDWWGKHRAQVAAAIGEQNAAAAQASQAQQALAASVAQSYFRLQLLWARADNVSELLRIEQRLLQDRKARLARGLATVDAQRNIELELGKLAEQAALLDTQAAREREALRALVAAGPNDFAALERGLPQGAQATLPRELGMELLARRPDLQAARWRVEAALGRAAAAEAAFYPDLNLSGAVGLNAVSLGKLLRGASRTFLAGAVLDLPLFDSGRLDANLGIARAERDALLAEYNESVLNAVRDVAAVGATLQGIERELRAHDASSQASARLAASAEARLARGLAERSAVLQAQLEVLRQRGAALQLQDAQLQTQVALVKALGGGYRAAPVHTAANALTK, encoded by the coding sequence GTGCGACATTTTCGACTTACCCTTATCGCCGGCGCGGCGCTGGCTCTCGCCGGCTGCGTCCACGTACCGAAGGATGCGGGCACGGCCCGCGCGCCGGATTTCACGGCGGCCCAGCATGCCGCCGCGATCGACCTCGGACGCGATGCATGGCCGGTCGAGCGCTGGTGGCAGGACTACCGCGATCCACAGCTCGACAAACTGGTGGAGCAGGCCCTGGCCGGCAACCCGAGCCTGGCGGTGGCCGCCGCACGCGTGCGCCTCGCCGGCGCGCAGCTGAACGCGGAACGGGCCGCCGGCGGCCTGCAGGCAGGCCTGGAGACCGGCATCAACCGCCAGCGCTATTCCGCCAACGGCTTCTTCCCGGCGCCGATCGGCGGCAGCTGGTACACGGATACCACGGTGCAGGGCCGCATCAGCTACGAGGTCGACTGGTGGGGCAAGCACCGCGCCCAGGTCGCGGCGGCGATCGGCGAGCAGAACGCGGCCGCCGCCCAGGCCAGCCAGGCGCAGCAGGCGCTGGCGGCCAGCGTCGCCCAGAGCTACTTCCGCCTGCAGCTGCTGTGGGCGCGTGCGGACAACGTGTCCGAACTGCTGCGCATCGAGCAGCGCCTGCTGCAGGACCGCAAGGCGCGCCTCGCGCGTGGACTGGCGACCGTCGACGCCCAGCGCAACATCGAACTCGAACTCGGCAAGCTCGCCGAACAGGCGGCCCTGCTCGACACGCAGGCCGCACGCGAACGCGAAGCCCTGCGTGCGCTGGTGGCGGCCGGCCCGAACGATTTCGCCGCCCTGGAACGCGGTCTGCCGCAGGGCGCCCAGGCCACGCTTCCGCGCGAACTGGGCATGGAACTGCTGGCGCGCCGCCCCGACCTGCAGGCCGCGCGCTGGCGCGTCGAAGCCGCCCTTGGCCGCGCCGCCGCCGCCGAAGCGGCCTTCTACCCGGACCTGAACCTGTCCGGCGCCGTCGGCCTGAATGCCGTCTCGCTGGGTAAACTGCTGCGCGGCGCCAGCCGGACCTTCCTCGCGGGCGCCGTGCTCGACCTGCCGCTGTTCGACAGCGGCCGCCTCGATGCAAACCTTGGCATCGCCCGCGCCGAGCGCGACGCCCTGCTGGCCGAATACAACGAGTCGGTCCTGAACGCGGTACGCGACGTTGCCGCGGTGGGCGCGACGCTGCAAGGCATCGAACGCGAACTGAGGGCGCACGACGCATCAAGCCAGGCCAGCGCCCGCCTGGCGGCGAGCGCCGAAGCCCGCCTCGCGCGTGGCCTCGCCGAACGCTCGGCCGTCCTGCAGGCGCAACTGGAAGTGCTGCGCCAGCGCGGCGCCGCGCTGCAGCTCCAGGACGCGCAGCTGCAAACCCAGGTGGCCCTTGTAAAAGCGCTCGGCGGGGGCTACCGCGCCGCGCCCGTCCACACCGCCGCCAACGCATTGACCAAATAA